The genomic segment taaaacaacttttttcaaaccacaaccacaacagctacagcaataccaaacacactctaattCACCTGGCATAGACGCGACCGCGTGAGAAGCAGTTGAGAGCTACTTTTGACAAATCGATGGTTTCAACGAACCCAACATACACaataatttgagttttaatattACCAAACATATTGTTTACGCGGTTTGCTTTAAAAGCTGCCGCAGCCGCATAAACAAACATTGTCTTGACCTCAATCTTACATGGCATCGGTGgaggatttaaaaatattttttaattttccagtGAAATCATTtaataacttatatatatatatatatatatatcacaattAATGTTCTtacatattaataaattttagtaTTAACTAGCAGGGGTGGCTCACGCTACGTCgcagactaattttttttttgcatgcaaaaatataaaaaaaatattataatccaAGAGCGTTAAGTTTATCTACAAAGTTAGACCCAAAAGTTTTGAGTCTATCTGCAATGTCTGacctaataataatatttataatacaataataatatttttaatattaataataatattaaacttttctgacccaagtttttatagttttttgtcTCTTGAAATCAAATGtatggtttttctttaatagtaataatatttttttaaaaaaatattaatgataatgataatgataacaataaaaataatattaatgattataAACTTGGATCTGGTGCCCCAACCAGACCCAAGTTTTTGGGGTTTGGTtcctctaataataataaaaataatattatttataataataatagtaataataataataataatcttacaTTACtgaagttcttatagttttaaatttattcaaatcaaatttatgttttttttaatttaataataataaaaactaatgaagaaaaagaaaaaaaaacaaaggaaaaaaggaaaaaaaataaaggcattcGGTTTTTTACTATGCAGTTCAcagtaaaaaacataaaaaaattgctcAGTATTTCAATTCGAGCTGCACTGTACAATCCACAGTAAAACGCTGAGCtgttttagttatagttaatatTTAGTAtctaataatacaaaaaaaaaatttatttagtgttataaaaaaaaggcaaataatcattttttttttccaaataagaTATGATTTCttcctattaaaaatttattaaaagtagAATAAGAATAATttgtattgaaaaataaaataaaagttgaacaTACAAATTTTATTCCATTgtaaaataagaagaaagaaaaactcataATTAAGAGAGAGAACACATCAAAATGCGGCCCGGGGGGGTGTGGGTTGCTTCGATAAGGaaaattcagttaaaaaaagaaaatatcttgaCAACTATGCtagaatataataaataattttttaatttagaaattttattttattttatctgtaTTTTCTTATTCAGTATTAATAGATTCTgatagtttttctatttgtatgaaatagttttcttgtttttattttattttcttgtttataaaataccaaaataagtttgttctttatttctctttatttttttcttcttttttttttctaggtctaaGTCATGATTGAGGAAAACACTcggataaatttataaaatgtttttaatacaCCAAGTCATTGTGAGATGTACGATCATAAAATTGTTTAAGAAAAGATTTAATCTTTGTTAACACACAAGTTAACCTAAAAATACCCTTTAACAAAAATGGCAGAGACAAGTATCGAACTATAAACAGCTCGAAATCTTAAACTTGTtctatactttttttatatatatacaatttagAGTGTTTGGATCAACTTATATATATCATaactaattcataattttattaaatacccTGTAAgattaatagataaataaaacatCGCGAAAGTGATAAACACATATAAAAGATCAAACCTGAATGCAGATTAGAACACAACCTGGATGCAGATTAGAACACAACTTCAAGTACAACTTGTTCTGTACCTTGGCAGTGATGGAGACATCGGACATATGGTTTGGTTGGCCATTCCTAGCAAAGATgaaacctttcttttctttttttgggtagAAATTAAATAGGATAAATATTGTATGCCATTGTTTCCCGTCCACAGATTTATAAGAATTACATCCGTGATGAAGTCAAAGCTTACAAAGAAATattcacaaatatatatatgtctatCTCTTCATGAATTAATAAGTGGAAGAATTCAAATCTAATTAAAACCTCCGAGAttgaacattttttatatatataattatagaaaTTACTTGGATAATtcaaaatgtattaattaatcagttttttttatcatgtttggATAAATCCGAACATATCACCATACAAGATCCCTTTTTCGTGGATCAtgttgcttatatatatatatgacaataTTGATAGCAAATCCATACCCTAATTCAATTCATTAAGTTTCTATAAATGTaagggaaaaattaaaagaaaatcattttatcaaatgatatgtttttgtttttggaaatatATAATCTAGATTGGATGGTGTCCTGATCTTACCACTGGAACTAAGCTCTTGCCAGCCGTTAGATGGTCACTTTCTTGATATTTTGTTGTGATGAAATGGAATTTCCTTTGTTTTCGTTTATTTgtaggaaaataatttataaattcttgaaaaatatttttttttaatatttgaaaacatcataaaacaattctaagaaaataaattacttttcaatGTTTAATGAAAAGTGAGTtagaaatcatttttatttttgaacatataaaacaaataagttggaaaataatacattttgagttattacttttaaaaaaaaatagtagaatatttatttttattaaacattttttctatttgtagaacattgaaaataatttttttcctatagtatcctaattttataatataatttatatgattcAAAATGTTTGATTATTGTATAATATAACTTGTTTTGtgcttgaatatatatttttttggtaatattatctaaattaaagtattatttgtactaatatatcaaattaatatacttttatattGTATATCAATATATcctaatatattatttcttatataaatatactataatttattattttctaataatattatattttaaagtgcgtgtgtgtatatatatatatatatattataaaagaataataaaatattatatatacaactttagtttttttttttttttacgtggggtgtccgggccagcttgcgcgcaccacgactattctccacgccccgctggacatcctgcaagcccaggagcaggtaaggcaccgcgggggtgacaggcgtgcacatagagggtcgaacccgggacgggggcggaacaagtcacacgattgaccacaacagctagaccctcaagtgcaGTTTTTAATCCTTCATGTAATGTGTTTTTCGTTGTTTtaaattggaaaacatttttctccatttaaatcttatatttttttttaatcgtaaAGTGAATttctttgacaagtttttaataatatagtcaaaaaaatcaaaaaaatacttttccaaaaaatatttttgatcaaACAAATAAGTTCTTACTCTGATTATAAAGATGTTTGGAATTATagtgcatgattttttttaaaataatttttcacttgaaaaatatataaaaataaattattattttttcatatttttttaatataaatacatcaaaatcataaaaaaaacactaaaaaacattaatttaatatattttaaactaaaaatatttttaaaaaatacctaaaaataaaaacaaaaatagtgcCAAACAACCCTATCTTGGTGGCAATAAGTTTAAAAACATCTATAAATACTAAAGTAATGAGGTAGAGTTTCCATGTAAAATTAAGGCCTATCTGCCTAACACCATCTCCCACCTAGCCATGTCCAAATTCTCACAACCTTCTGTGGATAGCACCGTTGCTCTCATCATGACACAAAATGGCCGAGCAGAGACCAAGGTTGTCTCCACCCCACGAAAACCCTCCAAAGGTGGCTGGAATGCTGCCATCTTCATTATCTGTAAGCTAACTActtcatcatctttttcttctttgaataAAATCTCATCCTCTCTTAACATTTaagattttcatttcattatgtATGTATGTCTGCAGTTGTTGAGGTGGCTCTGAGATTTGCCTACTATGGTTTGGCTGGTAACCTCATAACATACCTCACAAATGATCTTCATCAGTCCACTTCTACGGCCATCAAGAACATCAATACATGGGTTGGTGTCTCGGCAATCTTCCCTATCTTTGGAGCTATTGTAGCTGACTCTTTACTTGGCCGCTTCAAGACCATCCTTCTGTCTTCGATCATTTACTTCATCGTATGTTCACCAGCTACCACTTTTAACTCCCCTGATTTTGAAGAATTGATCATTCTTTATAACCCAGAAAAAAGCTGATCActgtcaaacaaaaaataaatctctttgCATTGAAGAATCTTGGTGCGTGACAGTTCCTGCCTAAACTAACTGTTCCTCGTGCATATGGATTTAAAACCTAGTCATAATGTACAAAGCACATCCGCTAGCTAACTTCACTGACctttttttctaggtttattttttattatgttcatTTGTGTAGTtgatttcgttgatgattttgcTCACATGACTTTATATCACAGGGGATGGTTCTGTTGACCTTATCAGTCTCAGTAATTCCTACGCATTACAGGGAGGCTGTGTTCTTTATCGCTCTCTACATACTAGCTGTTGGTGAAGGTGGTCACAAGCCAAGTGTGCAGACCTTCGCCGCGGATCAGTTTGATGAGGAGGAGCCAGAGGAGAAGGCAGCCAAGAGCTCATTCTTCAACTGGTGGTACTTAGGCATAGTGGTTGGTGCATCTTCAGCTATATTGGTGGTTATTTATATCCAGGTAACCAAGTTCTTGAACTATTTCAAAGTTTCCAGTTCAGAATGAGAGTGTCACTTGACTTCTAACACATTCATTCCTTCGACGGAAATTAATCTTTCTAGTTCTGTCAAGTTTTCCGACATTTTGAACTAaattcattaatgttccaaATTAATGCGTGGCATTGATTAATAATCGATGTATTCAAATGTGAGTACGTGAATAGGACAATCTCGGATGGACAGCAGGAATTGGAATCCTGACAGGAGCTTTAGGGGTGGCactgtttattttcttgatagGAATTAAGAGATACAGGAAACAAGCTCCGGTGGGAAGCCCTTTCACAATGGTGGCACAAGTATTTGTGGCAGCCACGAGGAAGCGGCGCGTGGTCCAGACGCGACAAGGGTGGGGCATATGTTATGAGGCAGGTGGGACCGACATCGAAGGTCAACCCCGGAAACGAACTTTGGCAGCCACTAATCAATTCAGGTATGGGTCCATTCAAAAGGCaagcatattttattttcttattttagtgTAAAAGTATCCTCTTATCCTCAATTGCTATGTTGAATTGAAGAACAATGGGGGTAATGGTGTTGGTTGGGGTCATATCAGTGAACATGGCTACCTTTAATGGGTTTGACTAGGATTAAACAGGCTAGATTCATTGGCCTAAAAATGCTCATTGTAAGGGTGCAGGCAGcgattttatttggattttctgATCAGAAAAGGTGCTGCTGCTTTGTAGGCAAAGAAACGCAACCATGCAGAGCATCTTATGTATGGATTGATGAGATTCACTGCCTGCATAATGACTCACTGTTCTGACTTCAAACActacaaaaacataataattccTTCAAGACCAAGCTTCTGTTACTGTCGACGAAAAGTTTAcgtaacaataaaaattcaattgaatccTCGAGTTTAAGACTCTAGTCTGTTAATGGTGAGGTTGGCATGGACCAGCTGAAACTCCGGCACCTCAAGAATAACAGTATATTTTCTCCTCTGTACCTAAATTATTAGTGTGCTGCTTCTTTTTAAGTTAAATGGAGTCAACCCATTTTCTGTTGATTTATCTGTTAAAAGAtatagatttattttagtttatttattaaaagtaaaataatattattattttttcagtttaatctatatataattttttttatttgagttaaatttattttttaaaattatttataataacatCATACAGTACTAATGAAAccttaatctttttcttttatatatatatatatatattattttttggattgtcGAACACTCTCTTATAGCAAACAAATATTCCTATCCTCCCTTCAGCCAAAGATGCTAAAACTTTCATTTTTATGGCAGAATCAGCTATCAAGCCCTTTTGCTTTGCTTTCTCTTAAATAGAATCAAGCCTAACTTCTGCAAAAACCATTAGCAACTTTAATCTTTGCTTTCTCTAAAACAGAATCAAGCCCTACCGTCTATAAAATCACTGAtagatttctttctttccattAGGTAGCATCAAGTCCTTTTTGTTTGCTTACTTTCCAGGTAGCATTACATCATTGATTACTTGCTTCTCTGCTTTCTCTTAAAGAGAATCAAGGGCAACCTCCAGTGAAATCAAGACCTTCCAGATCAGAGAGGGACCTAGCTAGTCTTTGCGCGTAGGTTGGCCGAAAGATACGCCAGACTATATAACAccgaaaattatatataaaaaaatatatatgatcaatTATGACTTGCTGAGATTAGGTTAATAATAGAGAATCTTAGAGgtatgaaaattaaagaaatctcattttaaattGCTGAGAACTGCATATCATTTATATCCATAATTTCTGGAGTCGTTCTGCTCATAACATGTTGATCATTCAGGTTCTTGGACAAGGCCATGATCATTGACGATTTAGATGCCTCAAGCAAAACAAGGAACCCTTGGCGGCTATGCTCACTCAACCAAGTGGAAGAAGTAAAGCTTGTCCTGCGCCTCCTCCCCATTTGGTTAAGTTGCTTAATGTTCACTGTAGTGATAGTTCAAACACACACTCTTTTCATCAAGCAAGGTAGCACAATGACCAGATCAATAGGACCAAACTTCCAAGTTCCTCCAGCATCATTTCAAAGCCTCGTAGGCCTCACGATCCTCTTTACTATCCCATTTTACGAACGTGTTTTCATCCCAGCAGCGAGAAAAATAACCGGGCACAGCTCCGGTATAACAATGCTACAACGGATTGGCATTGGCCTGTTTCTGTCTATAGTAGAAATGGTAGTAGCAGCTCTAGTAGAGGCTAAAAGGGTTAGCATTGCAAGAGAACATGGCCTAATGGACATCCCAAAAGCAACAATACCAATGAGTGTCTGGTGGATACTTCCGCAGTACATGATCAGTGGAATATCAGATGTGTTCACGGTCGTTGGATTACAAGAATTGTTCTATGATCAAATGCCGGAATCGATGAGAAGCATGGGAGCCGCAGCATATATAAGTGTAACTGGACTTGGGAGCTTTTTCAACACTGCAATTATAACCGTGGTGCAGGCTATTACAGCAAGGTCCAGTGGCATTTTGCTTGGCAACAATCTTAACCGTGCCCATGTTGACTACTTCTACTGGATCTTGGCTGTATTGAGTGCTCtaaatttttgtgtttatttatggGTTGCTCATGGTTTTGTGTACAAAAAAGTTGAAGGTGAGAAACCACAAGAGGGCAGGGAACTGGCCTTTGCTGAGAATTTAGATGCGAAAACATGAGATCATGGGACCGTATAAATGGTTCTAAATCTAGTAGAAACTCAAACTATATGAATGTTAATGCTAATGCTTGAAtagatagtgttataattaagATGTCATCAATGTTTGTATTAGGAATGTTGTGGTTTAATGTTTGGAAATTCATAGCTTTTCTTAATAAGCTTGAATCTGCTTGATGTTTCTCGTTGAAAATCGGTgccatgtttgattttttatgcttGGAGAtccaattaaaacaaaaattcttaaaGGATTCGGTTGAAATTTGAGTTATAGTTCAAGGGCTATTTTTAAGTTTGACTGCAATTAAATCCTCATCAAACTCTCATATAATTAAACTTTCAAGTTGCAATAATTTAATTTCCGAAATTACTGCTGGGTAGATTTAATCACTGTGTGTCTTAATTCGATCCAAAGCACAACCAAGATGGGAATGATCACCACATGATCATATACTTTCAAATATTCTATATATAATCTTCTCATTATTATTGTCTCAATGTTTGATTATGCCATGAATGCTATGAATGGGTGTGTTAAAGTCTAGTAATAAGACTGTATATGATATTgttgtaattattttgattgtaatttaaaaaatcaaaaacaagttaaatttttttataaattatagtttttttttcaaactaagtttttatcattaaaaaataggtttaaacaataaaaaccaaacaactTTTAAAGTTGTAATTAGCTTAAAAACACCTCTAAATATTGCAGTACATCACtgtaccaaataaaaaaacaagtgctAATTTGATCATAGATATTAAGTTCTAATTAACTATCATGATTGTCAAACTTGGTTTGTTATATGATCTGATTTGATTTAGAGCTTGAGTTATTAAGTTATCATATTAACTCATAAGTTATTAAATCAATTCgagtctatttttttatctaaaataatattattttaaattttttttaattacatgattTTGACCTGAACAAGCTTAAACCGGGTTCAGCTAAATCAGCATAGATTTCAtcgtattaatatcaaaaatcaattcaaaataaaattaacttgagcCAGGTttaatttgagttattttattgACCTGTCAgatctaatttaataatatatacaaaataataatgaatatttgttttgtatttgttgaaACATGAATTTTCCAAATTTAACTctttatgtaaatttttttctttttgtgtgctGTTTCTTAATGAAGTGAgattagttaatttatttttcatgagaaCTCGCACATGAGATTCCCGTCCTTCTATCTCTTGCATTGTTTTCCCGTGAACTTAATTGGTTCATGGAGTGCTTtcgtttttaattaatatcaaaatttaagtAGATGGCATTGATATTGCTACTCTTTCGCTTATGAAATactgatttctttttaaaaatattgaaatacacAACACtatgtaaataaaattatgcaaAACTCAATTTCCATAATAGATCAAACTCTTGGATCTCAAGAAATATGATATTCtgatctaaatattattatcaaattatatttcatagtcattaaaataagagatattggagatattaaataaaaaatttcattttactaTATATCTTGAAAAATGATAGAAGATGTTTAACTAAAATATGTTTagaaaagatttattttaaccCTATGGATATGTACTTTGGTATAAAGATAATACAAGGAGGGTAATTATTACTCTCTAAATGGATCTTTTAAGGGTAAATTTTAAcatcccaaaaaataaaattatttttttcttttcttactttttaaataaaaaaaaagtaattgtctTCTTAATTTCTATTGTCACCAACAATTTACCCTTTGATTTATCAAAACACCAAATATCTTTAAGAATaagtttttatacttttaaaaattaattacttttgtaatgattaattttcatttttgaatCTTGTACTAAACATAacttaatataaatcatatattgagaCCTTACTTAACagtttaatcttttaaattgagatggttctttaacatggtatcagggCCTTGTGgctaagcggtcacgagttcgaatcttataatcctcatttatttg from the Populus nigra chromosome 1, ddPopNigr1.1, whole genome shotgun sequence genome contains:
- the LOC133701718 gene encoding protein NRT1/ PTR FAMILY 5.4-like gives rise to the protein MSKFSQPSVDSTVALIMTQNGRAETKVVSTPRKPSKGGWNAAIFIIFVEVALRFAYYGLAGNLITYLTNDLHQSTSTAIKNINTWVGVSAIFPIFGAIVADSLLGRFKTILLSSIIYFIGMVLLTLSVSVIPTHYREAVFFIALYILAVGEGGHKPSVQTFAADQFDEEEPEEKAAKSSFFNWWYLGIVVGASSAILVVIYIQDNLGWTAGIGILTGALGVALFIFLIGIKRYRKQAPVGSPFTMVAQVFVAATRKRRVVQTRQGWGICYEAGGTDIEGQPRKRTLAATNQFRFLDKAMIIDDLDASSKTRNPWRLCSLNQVEEVKLVLRLLPIWLSCLMFTVVIVQTHTLFIKQGSTMTRSIGPNFQVPPASFQSLVGLTILFTIPFYERVFIPAARKITGHSSGITMLQRIGIGLFLSIVEMVVAALVEAKRVSIAREHGLMDIPKATIPMSVWWILPQYMISGISDVFTVVGLQELFYDQMPESMRSMGAAAYISVTGLGSFFNTAIITVVQAITARSSGILLGNNLNRAHVDYFYWILAVLSALNFCVYLWVAHGFVYKKVEGEKPQEGRELAFAENLDAKT